In Mariluticola halotolerans, one DNA window encodes the following:
- a CDS encoding helix-turn-helix domain-containing protein, producing the protein MESEHKPKIPRYYLYGDQLDEVELDFVHIEPIRERSGKHDWTIRAHAHPDHVQLLLVESGGGTIRIEDQQYDILAPCLIVVPVAMVHEIQFTPDVDGIVMNVAQAFMTAVTTMDNRLAQNLGVRNVYPISGTGLNTDDVSVAFHSAYREYVWSAAGRRAAVMASFINIAVYVMRLRGEITASGAQPLDRDYEIICRYREVLERSFKEQKGLEYYAGQLGVSTQRLNLACRARCGKTSSEVLHERVIIEAKRFLIYTEMTVAEIGYDLGFDDPAYFSRFFSQRVGAPPGAYRDEHKNARNAVVGDGTEAKSPRFEREVPYHLQAS; encoded by the coding sequence ATGGAAAGCGAGCACAAGCCGAAGATTCCACGCTACTACCTTTATGGTGACCAGCTCGACGAGGTCGAACTTGACTTCGTTCACATCGAACCAATTCGGGAGCGCAGCGGCAAGCACGATTGGACAATTCGCGCGCATGCCCACCCCGATCATGTGCAATTGCTGCTCGTGGAATCCGGCGGGGGTACGATCCGTATCGAGGATCAGCAATATGATATTTTGGCGCCCTGCCTGATAGTGGTCCCCGTCGCCATGGTGCATGAAATCCAGTTCACGCCCGACGTGGACGGCATTGTTATGAATGTCGCCCAGGCGTTCATGACCGCAGTGACCACCATGGACAACCGTCTGGCGCAAAATCTCGGCGTACGCAATGTTTACCCCATTTCGGGCACGGGATTGAATACCGACGACGTGTCGGTAGCCTTCCATTCAGCCTATCGCGAATATGTCTGGTCGGCCGCCGGGCGGCGCGCGGCGGTGATGGCAAGCTTTATCAATATCGCCGTTTATGTGATGCGCCTTCGCGGAGAGATTACCGCTTCCGGTGCCCAACCACTGGATCGGGATTATGAAATAATCTGCCGATATCGCGAAGTGCTGGAGCGCTCATTCAAGGAGCAAAAGGGGCTCGAATATTACGCTGGGCAGCTTGGCGTCAGCACCCAGCGGCTCAACCTTGCCTGCCGGGCACGTTGCGGCAAAACGTCATCTGAGGTTCTGCATGAGCGGGTCATCATCGAGGCCAAACGCTTCCTGATTTACACCGAGATGACGGTGGCCGAGATCGGGTACGATCTGGGCTTCGACGACCCTGCTTATTTTAGCCGGTTCTTTTCCCAAAGGGTCGGTGCGCCTCCAGGCGCCTACCGCGACGAGCACAAAAATGCCCGTAACGCAGTGGTCGGCGATGGGACAGAAGCGAAGAGTCCAAGATTTGAGCGCGAAGTTCCATATCACTTGCAAGCCAGCTAG
- a CDS encoding NIPSNAP family protein, with protein MLYELRAYDLAAGQALRYLELFSTDGVEYVSRHLPMAGYWLTDTGALNRIYHLWIYKDLAERAQCRAGLAADRDWNERFVPKGFPLIIKQRNYFMTCIRSTDAIESVIATRSGQIFNQTADAAVFTDTYLALSFSEMHNTALQNELGAWTIVSGERPGRVVSLWRPANVPDTSETEGLESHELLRALSCSPIR; from the coding sequence ATGCTCTATGAATTGCGCGCTTACGACCTCGCCGCGGGTCAAGCGCTTCGCTATCTTGAATTGTTCAGCACCGATGGCGTCGAGTATGTCTCACGGCATTTGCCGATGGCGGGCTACTGGCTAACCGATACCGGAGCGCTCAATCGTATCTATCATCTATGGATTTATAAGGATCTGGCAGAACGCGCTCAATGCCGTGCCGGGCTTGCCGCAGATCGGGACTGGAATGAGCGCTTTGTGCCCAAGGGATTTCCGCTCATCATCAAACAGCGCAATTATTTCATGACCTGCATCCGCTCAACGGATGCAATCGAATCCGTCATCGCAACGCGGAGCGGCCAGATTTTCAATCAGACTGCCGATGCGGCCGTGTTTACGGACACCTATCTGGCGCTTTCATTCTCCGAGATGCACAATACCGCGTTGCAAAATGAACTCGGCGCTTGGACAATTGTCTCCGGCGAGCGGCCTGGGCGGGTGGTTTCGCTTTGGAGGCCAGCAAATGTCCCCGATACTAGCGAGACAGAAGGCCTCGAAAGCCACGAATTGTTGCGGGCTTTAAGCTGTTCCCCGATCCGCTGA
- a CDS encoding SDR family NAD(P)-dependent oxidoreductase yields MQSGAQRLVVITGGAEGIGWATAQLFADKGYHVAIIDIDAEKVIQRATSLGPAHSGHVCDIAVEAEAKNTIIDIVDQHGGVDVLVNNAGIGDTSLPTLEQNATHFQRVIDVHLTGTFTLSRLCADYMVAKSKGGAIVNFSSIAGLTGLPGRNAYGAAKAGIIAMTKSMASEWGSLGIRVNAVAPGYVKTALVAKLVAEGLLDEDSIVRRTPLGRFINPAEIAEAVYFLASPVASAVTGAVLSVDAGWMAYGAAGQVIDPDQTQRHASKLASADRGTA; encoded by the coding sequence ATGCAAAGCGGTGCTCAAAGGTTGGTGGTCATCACCGGGGGCGCCGAAGGGATCGGCTGGGCAACCGCTCAGCTGTTTGCCGACAAGGGTTATCATGTTGCAATAATTGATATCGACGCCGAGAAGGTCATCCAGCGAGCTACGTCGCTCGGTCCGGCGCATTCCGGTCATGTTTGCGATATTGCAGTAGAAGCTGAGGCGAAAAACACTATCATAGACATCGTGGACCAGCATGGTGGCGTCGATGTTTTGGTCAACAATGCCGGTATAGGTGACACAAGCCTGCCGACACTGGAGCAGAATGCAACTCATTTTCAGCGGGTGATTGATGTCCACCTGACGGGCACATTCACGCTCTCCCGGCTGTGTGCCGATTACATGGTGGCGAAGTCTAAAGGGGGGGCGATTGTCAATTTCTCGTCGATCGCGGGGCTGACCGGCTTGCCTGGCCGCAATGCCTATGGCGCGGCGAAGGCAGGCATTATTGCCATGACCAAATCCATGGCCTCTGAATGGGGTTCTCTGGGTATAAGGGTCAATGCGGTGGCACCGGGATATGTCAAAACCGCGCTTGTGGCAAAACTGGTAGCCGAGGGGCTTCTCGATGAGGACTCAATTGTACGGCGCACACCACTGGGGCGATTTATCAACCCTGCGGAAATTGCAGAGGCGGTTTACTTCTTGGCTTCACCTGTAGCCTCAGCCGTTACCGGGGCCGTGCTTAGTGTAGATGCCGGGTGGATGGCTTATGGCGCGGCGGGCCAAGTGATTGATCCAGATCAGACACAACGCCACGCTAGCAAATTGGCATCAGCGGATCGGGGAACAGCTTAA
- a CDS encoding SDR family NAD(P)-dependent oxidoreductase has product MKILVTGASEGIGGAACRVIAQRCKEQGQHARIALVVTGTKSPPNLLLSDLKKLDAETLLLSGDLAEMETCRRISAEAVEFCEGMDVFVSNAGTISPARLAQMPIEAWDRQFNLNARATLAIAQGLYEHLRQSKGAIVGVASMSGMFAHQRTGAYSPSKAAMISLCRNLAQDWAEAGIRVNTVSPGMIHTPLTEKTYAHDEVAGRRRAMVPLGRIGRSEDIAEAIWFLCSPASSYITGQNLLVDGGLCDSLLGTIPTTG; this is encoded by the coding sequence ATGAAGATACTTGTAACCGGAGCAAGCGAAGGCATCGGAGGTGCGGCCTGCAGGGTGATCGCACAACGCTGCAAGGAGCAAGGTCAGCACGCGCGCATAGCTTTGGTGGTCACCGGCACCAAAAGTCCGCCAAATCTTTTGCTTTCAGATCTAAAAAAATTGGATGCGGAAACATTGCTGCTTTCGGGTGATCTTGCAGAAATGGAAACCTGTCGGCGCATCAGTGCGGAAGCGGTCGAATTTTGCGAAGGGATGGATGTATTTGTCTCAAATGCCGGAACTATCAGTCCGGCTCGTTTGGCACAGATGCCGATCGAAGCCTGGGATAGGCAATTCAATCTAAATGCCCGCGCAACACTGGCCATTGCACAAGGTTTGTATGAGCATTTACGGCAAAGCAAAGGTGCAATTGTCGGTGTTGCCTCTATGTCTGGTATGTTCGCTCACCAAAGAACCGGGGCTTACTCTCCTTCCAAGGCTGCGATGATCTCACTTTGCCGGAACCTAGCGCAGGACTGGGCTGAAGCGGGGATCAGGGTCAATACAGTATCACCAGGTATGATCCACACGCCGCTGACTGAAAAAACATACGCCCACGATGAGGTGGCGGGGCGCCGCCGGGCAATGGTGCCTCTGGGGCGGATAGGTCGATCTGAAGATATAGCCGAGGCAATCTGGTTTTTGTGTTCCCCCGCCAGCAGCTACATCACCGGTCAAAACTTGCTAGTGGACGGCGGGCTTTGCGATTCACTTCTGGGTACCATCCCGACGACTGGCTAA
- a CDS encoding helix-turn-helix transcriptional regulator: MQRIYEDFIESLSTSVNEKELQCSMTNLLVAFEVSQFAYLSLPPPELDQPRYISNYPEPWTSHYLRQRYQAIDPVITCAERSDTPFHWGKKFTLGDGSADQYKFFDEAAEFGICSGLTIPVRDRLGGGAVLTFVADEDCPALMRLVDRYTRALQLVATCYHIHVRRICSEENIVDGVRLTRRELECLQWAARGKSAWETGEILGITRRTVAFHLDNTRAKLGVRTVAQAISRLSSSNRFPG; the protein is encoded by the coding sequence ATGCAGCGCATCTATGAAGATTTCATAGAAAGCTTGTCTACGAGCGTCAACGAAAAGGAGCTTCAGTGCTCCATGACCAATTTGCTTGTGGCCTTCGAGGTTAGCCAGTTTGCCTACCTATCTTTGCCACCTCCCGAATTGGATCAGCCTCGTTACATCTCGAATTATCCAGAACCCTGGACATCGCACTACCTCCGGCAACGATATCAAGCCATCGACCCTGTAATCACTTGCGCAGAACGGAGCGACACACCGTTCCATTGGGGAAAGAAATTCACTCTGGGTGACGGTTCTGCGGATCAATATAAGTTCTTCGACGAAGCTGCGGAATTCGGCATATGCAGCGGACTGACCATTCCCGTCCGTGATCGTCTTGGCGGCGGAGCGGTCCTAACTTTTGTTGCTGACGAAGATTGCCCTGCTTTGATGAGATTGGTGGATCGATACACACGCGCACTTCAACTTGTGGCAACTTGTTATCACATTCATGTCCGCCGGATTTGCTCCGAAGAGAACATCGTCGACGGCGTGAGACTCACACGCCGCGAACTTGAATGTTTGCAATGGGCAGCAAGAGGCAAGTCTGCCTGGGAAACCGGAGAGATCCTCGGCATCACCCGCCGCACAGTTGCCTTTCATCTCGATAACACAAGAGCCAAGCTCGGGGTGCGCACTGTGGCGCAGGCCATTTCACGACTGAGTTCCTCGAACAGATTTCCTGGCTAG
- a CDS encoding acyl-homoserine-lactone synthase, which produces MIQLIAPEFHNVFSRDIEAMQRLRYRIFNDRLGWKVSTEHGREVDVFDDLKPHYLLLRSEYGSVDGCVRLLPSTGPNMLRDVFSVLLDGKDAPNQPDIWESSRFALDIHEGSAGGPGGLAEGTYELFAGVLEFGLAKNLKRIVTVTDTRMERILRRAGWRLERLGEPKEIGSTRAVAGYLEVSQAVLECVRSAGGLGAPVLWAPLMSTAARA; this is translated from the coding sequence GTGATCCAGTTGATTGCCCCTGAATTTCATAATGTATTTTCTAGGGATATAGAGGCGATGCAACGTCTCAGATATCGCATATTCAATGACCGTCTCGGCTGGAAGGTATCGACTGAGCACGGTCGCGAAGTCGACGTGTTTGATGATCTGAAGCCACATTATCTTCTGCTGCGCAGCGAGTATGGCAGCGTGGATGGTTGTGTCCGCCTGCTACCATCGACCGGTCCGAACATGCTGCGCGATGTGTTCTCGGTTCTCCTTGATGGCAAGGACGCTCCCAATCAGCCGGATATCTGGGAAAGTAGCCGTTTTGCCCTGGATATTCACGAGGGTTCGGCAGGCGGGCCAGGAGGGCTCGCCGAGGGCACCTATGAGCTCTTTGCCGGCGTACTTGAGTTTGGCCTAGCAAAGAATCTGAAGCGCATCGTGACTGTCACCGACACACGTATGGAGCGCATCCTGCGCCGGGCCGGATGGCGTCTTGAGCGCCTAGGCGAACCCAAGGAGATCGGGTCGACACGCGCTGTCGCCGGCTATCTGGAAGTGTCGCAGGCAGTGCTCGAATGCGTTCGTAGCGCAGGTGGGCTGGGTGCACCCGTACTGTGGGCGCCCCTCATGTCCACTGCGGCGCGAGCCTGA
- a CDS encoding transcriptional regulator domain-containing protein translates to MDLSDIIADRPDWRDEKAYAYTVRLTRRGWAWEFLRRNGAFQRDLKAALEHADVQNEGAAITIVKSPLDLTKWGVMFRDIVERGRGRFLVSADMRVRSSGAGGECM, encoded by the coding sequence ATGGACCTTTCCGACATCATTGCTGATCGCCCGGATTGGCGGGATGAAAAGGCGTATGCCTACACCGTCCGGTTGACCCGCCGTGGATGGGCCTGGGAGTTTCTCAGGCGCAACGGCGCCTTCCAGCGTGATCTCAAAGCCGCACTGGAGCATGCTGATGTTCAAAATGAAGGAGCAGCCATCACTATTGTCAAATCACCACTCGATCTGACGAAGTGGGGTGTCATGTTTCGCGACATCGTTGAGCGTGGACGCGGACGTTTTTTGGTGTCCGCGGACATGCGCGTCCGTTCTTCCGGTGCGGGCGGAGAATGCATGTAG
- a CDS encoding DUF2285 domain-containing protein, translating into MAVLQLEDGRQQVLLQGRGGNLQLAVYGGDILSPSLLCVNAISPAQNLKQRLWALECLNRIWANESLPERLFAPEPRGDRLRFVLRALDGALDRASHQDIASALLGERRVRLDWGDPGNHLRDRIRRAIKRGRALMNRGYLGLLD; encoded by the coding sequence GTGGCGGTGTTGCAGCTCGAGGACGGCCGGCAGCAGGTTTTGCTGCAGGGCAGGGGTGGAAATCTTCAACTCGCGGTCTACGGCGGAGATATCCTGTCGCCATCTCTACTGTGCGTGAATGCGATTTCGCCTGCACAGAACCTGAAACAACGCCTCTGGGCATTGGAATGCCTCAACAGGATTTGGGCGAATGAGAGTTTGCCTGAAAGGTTGTTCGCGCCCGAGCCGCGCGGTGATCGTTTGCGCTTTGTCCTCAGGGCGTTGGACGGCGCACTTGATCGTGCATCTCATCAGGATATCGCATCGGCGTTGCTGGGAGAGCGTCGGGTGCGTCTGGATTGGGGGGATCCCGGCAATCATTTGCGGGACCGTATCCGTCGCGCGATCAAACGCGGTCGCGCCTTGATGAATAGGGGTTATCTGGGACTTCTCGACTGA
- a CDS encoding DNA -binding domain-containing protein, with amino-acid sequence MRKHETPWGHMQLAETNPHIADEVPWSDTLTDYDDAHFTIYMRLLDAAADAASEDEMAAVILGIDPLSEPDRARKSVQSHLERANWIANTGYKELFAD; translated from the coding sequence ATGCGAAAGCATGAAACGCCGTGGGGGCATATGCAACTAGCCGAAACAAATCCGCACATTGCGGACGAAGTGCCGTGGTCGGACACACTCACCGACTATGACGATGCACATTTCACGATCTATATGAGGCTATTGGACGCTGCTGCCGATGCGGCAAGCGAGGACGAAATGGCGGCGGTCATCCTTGGCATCGACCCATTGAGTGAACCGGATCGCGCAAGAAAGTCCGTTCAAAGTCATCTCGAACGCGCAAACTGGATTGCGAATACCGGCTACAAGGAACTATTCGCCGACTAG
- a CDS encoding helix-turn-helix domain-containing protein → MDLKEVMAINMRRLRHDQNLTQEELAARAGLSMRYLGSIERARVSASVTVLGQLAKALGVEPCELIKQSKR, encoded by the coding sequence ATGGATCTCAAAGAGGTCATGGCGATCAACATGCGTCGTTTGCGCCATGATCAAAACCTGACGCAGGAAGAACTGGCAGCCCGGGCAGGGCTCAGCATGCGCTATCTGGGATCGATCGAACGGGCCCGGGTTTCGGCAAGTGTCACGGTTCTGGGCCAGTTGGCGAAGGCTCTGGGCGTTGAGCCCTGCGAGTTAATCAAGCAGTCGAAGCGATAG